A single region of the Buteo buteo chromosome 18, bButBut1.hap1.1, whole genome shotgun sequence genome encodes:
- the PCF11 gene encoding pre-mRNA cleavage complex 2 protein Pcf11 isoform X1 codes for MSAPESSAGSSEAREDACRDYQSSLEDLTFNSKPHINMLTILAEENVPFAKDIVSLIEAQIAKAPASEKLPVMYLMDSIVKNVGREYLTAFTKNLVATFICVFEKVDENTRKSLFKLRSTWDDIFPLKKLYALDVRVNSLDPAWPIKPLPPNVNTSSIHVNPKFLNKSPEESTAPTSAVTSGASTPPAVPEIQKNLTQEQLIRQQLLAKQKQLLELQQKKLELELEQTKAQLAVSLSVQQGSSTIASVPAPSKQHMSPTPHMTVKPPHQTAVQSEKNKPSPSPPLHDIKIVNRDPRLNRMAQHSSHAKDQSHRKEFPPNTTSQSDTKANKTTQAEKQNSTKQEKLKASEKTQKKELDQSEAKSKSPSPLKNKLPNPKDTKTQECESTKVSEISKRDPRLKRHLQDKSEGKEEEVKEKRRSTEKKEKEEHKTCEHRPVGSRNKVINGAVQKQDTTTEESEKQGGKQGRSSNRKRSRSRSPKARSPSTHSPKRRERRSPKRRLRSLSPTSSTPKIGKIRQIGPKQSHVEEGTQAARDERNSNKRNVKQEVRDPRRVKKAQEDRPQEAASQHSTKVSPDPKENAENWQGSKSGKRWKSGWEENKNSQQNEEHQALGKSPHQRHRENWPAGKGILSPRAPKQQHRLSVDANLQIPKELTSASKRELLKKANERLTSGEITQDEFLMVAHQIRQLFQYQEGKHRCNVWDNPTEEKCGLKKKPLLSDAELTYYEHKAKLKRTQVQHSLSRLDLLDPDDILDYHIPDALLSGIECEQAKAKRGVQFDRKEPFGERSRRHSPVSGTNRPFADNLSPLESRRRLEEQNATKGARGSKNFDPYDSWGESDEFRDALRQQGKSTTEFQKIDGDAICRFDNREDRQLLGQAGVREEPRSPFSERFKRTRYEDPEKAPFPESPGSRFGSIEAKQRISALMEDRPLFDGSPRQAAARVGVDGQGSPFVDGPAAGSSSRIDGPPGQAAMRFEGPLVGAGASQFDGPLAGAGGAGPLRFDGPPGQLAGALRFEGPPGQVGGGGPLRFEGPLGQIGGPLRFEGPAGQPVGGPRFEGPGVGLRFEGPRGQPSGGLRFEGPHGQPMGPRGQPGGGLRFEGPHGQPLGPHGQPGGGLRFEGPHLQPLGPHGQPGGGLRFEGPHGQPMGPHGPSGGGLRFEGPHGPSGGGLRLEGPHGQPGVGPRLIDGPVHQGAGGLRFDGPLGRAGPRFDGCHAAGFDGQPGQLSLLQRFDGIHGQPGPRFERAPGQQAQPRFDTAIPQRFDGPHQPASRFDLPLGLQGARFENVANHPASRLEMSPYGQGGPFVDHPGQGYNGPSHGMQFQRPDIFDGSPGPNFNGPAGPGAQNFPLRAGHYFDEKGLQGPQYGNFNNMPMGSNQVSLMSAQPGPYGQGQQYLPNPGSFVQNPAGALPHSYPDNHLGQLDVNELFAKLLSTGILKLSKTDSTSAQVNETSAQPAAEEEDDDQNEDQNVPDLTNFTVEELRQRYDSVINRLYTGIQCYSCGMRFTTSQTDVYADHLDWHYRQNRTEKDVSRKITHRRWYYSLTDWIEFEEIADLEERAKSQFFEKAHEEVVLKTQEAAKEKEFQSVPAGPAGAVESCEICQEQFEQYWDEEEEEWHLKNAIRVDEKIYHPSCYEDYQNTSSFDCTPSPSKTPVENPLNIMLNIVKQETPESCDSPKVKEEPDDTPTACAEESTPASTDIKTEPDESV; via the exons ATGTCGGCCCCGGAGAGCAGCGCTGGTAGCAGCGAGGCCCGGGAGGACGCGTGCCGCGATTACCAGTCGTCGCTGGAGGACCTGACGTTCAACAGCAAGCCGCACATCAACATGCTGACCATCCTGGCCGAGGAGAACGTGCCCTTCGCCAAGGACATCGTCTCCCTGATCGAGGCGCAAATCGCCAAG GCTCCTGCATCAGAGAAGCTCCCTGTTATGTACCTTATGGATTCCATTGTCAAGAATGTGGGAAGAGAATATCTTACTGCATTTACTAAAAACCTAGTTGCAacatttatttgtgtatttgaaaAG gTGGATGAAAATACTaggaaaagtttatttaaattacGCTCCACATGGgatgatatttttcctttgaagaaactATATGCACTTGATGTCAGAGTCAACTCATTAGATCCTGCTTGGCCAATTAAACCTCTGCCCCCAAATGTGAATACTTCTAGCATCCATGTGAATcctaaatttttaaataaatcg cCAGAGGAATCTACTGCACCTACCTCTGCTGTCACTTCTGGTGCCTCTACTCCTCCAGCTGTTcctgaaatacaaaagaatTTGACACAGGAGCAACTGATAAGGCAGCAATTGcttgcaaagcaaaagcagttgTTAgaacttcagcaaaaaaaattagagctggagctggaacaAACTAAAGCACAGTTG gCTGTATCTCTTAGTGTTCAGCAAGGATCATCTACTATAGCTTCAGTTCCAGCACCTTCCAAGCAACACATGTCTCCCACACCTCACATGACAGTTAAACCACCTCATCAGACTGCTGTGCAATCcgaaaaaaacaaaccatccCCAAGTCCTCCACTTCATGATATCAAAATAGTAAATAGGGATCCCCGACTTAATAGGATGgctcaacattcttctcatgctaAAGATCAATCTCATAGGAAAGAATTTCCACCAAACACAACTAGTCAGTCTGATAccaaggcaaacaaaacaacacaggctgaaaaacaaaactcaacaaagcaagaaaaattgaaagcaagtgaaaaaacacaaaagaaggAACTTGACCAGTCAGAAGCAAAATCTAAATCACCATCCCCTTTGAAAAATAAGCTACCCAATCCTAAAGATACTAAAACCCAGGAATGTGAAAGCACAAAAGTATCTGAAATTAGTAAGCGGGATCCAAGACTGAAAAGACATCTTCAAGATAAGTCAGAGGgcaaagaggaggaggtgaaagaaaagcGGAGaagtacagagaaaaaagaaaaagaggaacatAAGACGTGTGAACATAGACCAGTAGGCAGCAGAAATAAAGTGATTAATGGTGCTGTTCAGAAACAAGACACGACTACAGAGGAGTCAGAGAAACAGGGTGGAAAACAAGGGAGATCGAGTAATAGAAAACGGTCGCGATCACGCTCTCCTAAGGCACGGTCACCATCTACACATTCTCCAAAAAGACGAGAGAGGAGATCACCGAAAAGAAGACTTAGGAGTTTATCTCCCACTTCTTCAACTCCTAAAATAGGAAAGATACGTCAGATAGGCCCTAAGCAGTCTCATGTTGAAGAAGGCACACAAGCAGcaagagatgaaagaaattCTAATAAGAGAAATGTTAAACAAGAGGTGCGAGATCCGAGGAGAGTGAAAAAAGCCCAAGAAGACAGGCCCCAAGAAGCGGCAAGCCAGCATTCTACAAAAGTGTCTCCTGATCCAAAGGAGAATGCAGAAAATTGGCAAGGATCCAAATCAGGCAAGAGGTGGAAATCTGgttgggaagaaaataaaaa CTCACAGCAGAATGAAGAACACCAAGCACTTGGTAAATCCCCTCACCAAAGACACCGGGAAAACTGGCCTGCTGGCAAGGGAATTTTATCACCCCGAGcaccaaagcagcagcaccGCTTAAGTGTGGATGCCAATTTACAGATCCCCAAAGAATTGACATCTGCAAGCAAGAGGGAATTACTTAAGAAG GCAAATGAACGTTTAACATCTGGTGAAATAACACAAGATGAGTTCCTCATGGTAGCTCATCAGATCCGACAGCTGTTCCAATATCaggaaggaaagcacagatgtaaTGTCTGGGATAAccctacagaagaaaaatgtggtttgAAGAAGAAACCTCTTCTGTCGGATGCAGAACTAACATATTATGAACATAAGGCTAAACTAAAAAGAACACAAGTTCAGCATTCATTGTCAAGGCTTGATCTGTTGGATCCTGATGATATTTTGGATTATCATATACCCGATGCATTGCTTTCTGGAATAGAATGTGAGCAAGCAAAAGCCAAGCGTGGAGTACAGTTCGACAGAAAAGAACCGTTTGGAGAAAGATCAAGGAGACACTCTCCTGTAAGTGGCACTAACAGACCTTTTGCCGATAACCTCTCACCACTTGAGAGTCGACGAAGACTTGAGGAACAAAATGCTACTAAAGGAGCAAGAGGTTCTAAGAACTTTGATCCTTACGACAGCTGGGGAGAGTCAGATGAATTTAGAGATGCTCTCAGACAACAGGGGAAAAGCACAACAGAGTTCCAGAAAATAGACGGTGATGCAATCTGCAGATTTGATAATCGTGAAGACAGACAGCTTCTTGGGCAAGCTG GTGTTCGAGAGGAACCAAGATCACCATTCAGTGAACGTTTCAAAAGAACTAGGTATGAAGATCCAGAGAAAGCACCATTTCCGGAAAGTCCAGGATCAAGATTTGGAAGCATTGAAGCAAAGCAGAGGATAAGTGCACTAATGGAAGACAGACCTCTATTTGATGGCTCACCTAGACAGGCTGCTGCAAGGGTTGGGGTAGATGGACAAGGAAGTCCTTTTGTTGATGGTCCTGCTGCTGGTTCAAGTTCCAGAATTGATGGGCCACCTGGACAGGCTGCTATGAGATTTGAGGGGCCTTTGGTGGGGGCTGGCGCCTCTCAGTTTGATGGACCACtagcaggagcagggggagcTGGACCCCTAAGATTTGATGGGCCAccagggcagctggcagggGCCCTGAGGTTTGAAGGACCCCCAGGACAGGTTGGTGGAGGAGGTCCACTGAGGTTTGAGGGACCTCTTGGGCAGATAGGTGGGCCTTTGCGATTCGAAGGGCCTGCAGGGCAGCCTGTAGGTGGTCCTAGATTTGAAGGACCTGGGGTTGGTCTCAGGTTTGAGGGTCCCCGTGGTCAGCCTTCAGGTGGTCTCAGGTTTGAGGGACCTCACGGTCAACCTATGGGGCCTCGAGGTCAACCAGGGGGTGGTCTCAGGTTTGAGGGACCCCATGGTCAGCCCTTGGGGCCTCATGGTCAACCAGGAGGTGGCCTCAGGTTTGAGGGGCCACATTTACAGCCATTGGGGCCCCATGGTCAACCTGGAGGTGGCCTCCGATTTGAGGGGCCACATGGTCAGCCTATGGGGCCGCATGGACCATCAGGTGGTGGGCTCAGGTTTGAGGGGCCACATGGACCATCAGGTGGTGGGCTCAGATTGGAAGGACCACATGGTCAGCCAGGTGTGGGTCCTAGGTTGATTGATGGACCGGTACACCAGGGAGCTGGTGGACTTAGATTTGATGGTCCTCTGGGTCGGGCCGGTCCGAGATTTGATGGTTGTCACGCAGCTGGATTTGATGGTCAGCCTGGACAGCTGTCTCTCTTGCAAAGATTTGATGGAATTCATGGACAGCCTGGTCCAAGATTTGAAAGGGCACCTGGCCAGCAGGCACAACCACGATTTGATACAGCCATACCTCAAAGATTTGATGGACCTCACCAGCCAGCCTCTAGATTTGACTTGCCCCTTGGCCTGCAAGGTGCACGTTTCGAAAATGTAGCTAACCATCCTGCCTCAAGACTAGAAATGTCACCATATGGACAAGGTGGTCCGTTTGTCGATCATCCTGGCCAGGGCTACAATGGACCATCTCATGGGATGCAGTTCCAGAGACCGGATATATTTGATGGTTCGCCTGGACCAAATTTCAATGGACCAGCTGGCCCAGGAGCACAGAACTTCCCATTGAGAGCTGGACATTACTTTGATGAAAAAGGTCTTCAGGGTCCTCAATATGGAAACTTCAATAATATGCCAATGGGAAGTAATCAG GTTTCTCTCATGTCTGCTCAACCAGGGCCTTATGGCCAAGGTCAACAGTATTTGCCAAATCCTGGAAGTTTTGTTCAGAACCCTGCAG GAGCCCTTCCACATTCATATCCCGATAACCACCTTGGACAGCTTGATGTCAATGAATTGTTTGCTAAACTGCTGTCAACAGGGATCCTCAAACTGTCAAAAACTGACTCCACTTCAGCGC AAGTGAATGAAACATCAGCCCAGCCAGCtgctgaagaggaagatgatgacCAGAATGAAGATCAAAATGTTCCAGACCTCACTAACTTCACAGTTGAAGAACTTAGACA GCGCTATGATAGTGTTATAAATCGACTGTACACTGGAATTCAGTGTTACTCATGTGGAATGAGGTTCACTACTTCACAGACAGATGTTTATGCAGATCATTTAGATTGGCATTATCGTCAGAACCGGACAGAAAAAGATGTTAGCAGAAAAATTACACACAGAAGATGGTACTACAGTTTAACA GACTGGATTGAATTTGAAGAAATAGCCGATCTAGAGGAGCGTGCAAAAAGCCAGTTTTTTGAAAAAGCTCATGAAGAGGTGGTGTTGAAGACACAAGAAGCTGCGAAAGAGAAGGAGTTTCAGAGTGTCCCTGCTGGACCAGCTGGAGCAGTTGAG AGTTGTGAAATTTGCCAAGAGCAATTTGAACAGTATtgggatgaggaagaggaagagtgGCACCTGAAGAATGCTATCAG
- the PCF11 gene encoding pre-mRNA cleavage complex 2 protein Pcf11 isoform X3 — protein sequence MSAPESSAGSSEAREDACRDYQSSLEDLTFNSKPHINMLTILAEENVPFAKDIVSLIEAQIAKAPASEKLPVMYLMDSIVKNVGREYLTAFTKNLVATFICVFEKVDENTRKSLFKLRSTWDDIFPLKKLYALDVRVNSLDPAWPIKPLPPNVNTSSIHVNPKFLNKSPEESTAPTSAVTSGASTPPAVPEIQKNLTQEQLIRQQLLAKQKQLLELQQKKLELELEQTKAQLAVSLSVQQGSSTIASVPAPSKQHMSPTPHMTVKPPHQTAVQSEKNKPSPSPPLHDIKIVNRDPRLNRMAQHSSHAKDQSHRKEFPPNTTSQSDTKANKTTQAEKQNSTKQEKLKASEKTQKKELDQSEAKSKSPSPLKNKLPNPKDTKTQECESTKVSEISKRDPRLKRHLQDKSEGKEEEVKEKRRSTEKKEKEEHKTCEHRPVGSRNKVINGAVQKQDTTTEESEKQGGKQGRSSNRKRSRSRSPKARSPSTHSPKRRERRSPKRRLRSLSPTSSTPKIGKIRQIGPKQSHVEEGTQAARDERNSNKRNVKQEVRDPRRVKKAQEDRPQEAASQHSTKVSPDPKENAENWQGSKSGKRWKSGWEENKNSQQNEEHQALGKSPHQRHRENWPAGKGILSPRAPKQQHRLSVDANLQIPKELTSASKRELLKKANERLTSGEITQDEFLMVAHQIRQLFQYQEGKHRCNVWDNPTEEKCGLKKKPLLSDAELTYYEHKAKLKRTQVQHSLSRLDLLDPDDILDYHIPDALLSGIECEQAKAKRGVQFDRKEPFGERSRRHSPVSGTNRPFADNLSPLESRRRLEEQNATKGARGSKNFDPYDSWGESDEFRDALRQQGKSTTEFQKIDGDAICRFDNREDRQLLGQAGVREEPRSPFSERFKRTRYEDPEKAPFPESPGSRFGSIEAKQRISALMEDRPLFDGSPRQAAARVGVDGQGSPFVDGPAAGSSSRIDGPPGQAAMRFEGPLVGAGASQFDGPLAGAGGAGPLRFDGPPGQLAGALRFEGPPGQVGGGGPLRFEGPLGQIGGPLRFEGPAGQPVGGPRFEGPGVGLRFEGPRGQPSGGLRFEGPHGQPMGPRGQPGGGLRFEGPHGQPLGPHGQPGGGLRFEGPHLQPLGPHGQPGGGLRFEGPHGQPMGPHGPSGGGLRFEGPHGPSGGGLRLEGPHGQPGVGPRLIDGPVHQGAGGLRFDGPLGRAGPRFDGCHAAGFDGQPGQLSLLQRFDGIHGQPGPRFERAPGQQAQPRFDTAIPQRFDGPHQPASRFDLPLGLQGARFENVANHPASRLEMSPYGQGGPFVDHPGQGYNGPSHGMQFQRPDIFDGSPGPNFNGPAGPGAQNFPLRAGHYFDEKGLQGPQYGNFNNMPMGSNQVSLMSAQPGPYGQGQQYLPNPGSFVQNPAGALPHSYPDNHLGQLDVNELFAKLLSTGILKLSKTDSTSALNETSAQPAAEEEDDDQNEDQNVPDLTNFTVEELRQRYDSVINRLYTGIQCYSCGMRFTTSQTDVYADHLDWHYRQNRTEKDVSRKITHRRWYYSLTDWIEFEEIADLEERAKSQFFEKAHEEVVLKTQEAAKEKEFQSVPAGPAGAVESCEICQEQFEQYWDEEEEEWHLKNAIRVDEKIYHPSCYEDYQNTSSFDCTPSPSKTPVENPLNIMLNIVKQETPESCDSPKVKEEPDDTPTACAEESTPASTDIKTEPDESV from the exons ATGTCGGCCCCGGAGAGCAGCGCTGGTAGCAGCGAGGCCCGGGAGGACGCGTGCCGCGATTACCAGTCGTCGCTGGAGGACCTGACGTTCAACAGCAAGCCGCACATCAACATGCTGACCATCCTGGCCGAGGAGAACGTGCCCTTCGCCAAGGACATCGTCTCCCTGATCGAGGCGCAAATCGCCAAG GCTCCTGCATCAGAGAAGCTCCCTGTTATGTACCTTATGGATTCCATTGTCAAGAATGTGGGAAGAGAATATCTTACTGCATTTACTAAAAACCTAGTTGCAacatttatttgtgtatttgaaaAG gTGGATGAAAATACTaggaaaagtttatttaaattacGCTCCACATGGgatgatatttttcctttgaagaaactATATGCACTTGATGTCAGAGTCAACTCATTAGATCCTGCTTGGCCAATTAAACCTCTGCCCCCAAATGTGAATACTTCTAGCATCCATGTGAATcctaaatttttaaataaatcg cCAGAGGAATCTACTGCACCTACCTCTGCTGTCACTTCTGGTGCCTCTACTCCTCCAGCTGTTcctgaaatacaaaagaatTTGACACAGGAGCAACTGATAAGGCAGCAATTGcttgcaaagcaaaagcagttgTTAgaacttcagcaaaaaaaattagagctggagctggaacaAACTAAAGCACAGTTG gCTGTATCTCTTAGTGTTCAGCAAGGATCATCTACTATAGCTTCAGTTCCAGCACCTTCCAAGCAACACATGTCTCCCACACCTCACATGACAGTTAAACCACCTCATCAGACTGCTGTGCAATCcgaaaaaaacaaaccatccCCAAGTCCTCCACTTCATGATATCAAAATAGTAAATAGGGATCCCCGACTTAATAGGATGgctcaacattcttctcatgctaAAGATCAATCTCATAGGAAAGAATTTCCACCAAACACAACTAGTCAGTCTGATAccaaggcaaacaaaacaacacaggctgaaaaacaaaactcaacaaagcaagaaaaattgaaagcaagtgaaaaaacacaaaagaaggAACTTGACCAGTCAGAAGCAAAATCTAAATCACCATCCCCTTTGAAAAATAAGCTACCCAATCCTAAAGATACTAAAACCCAGGAATGTGAAAGCACAAAAGTATCTGAAATTAGTAAGCGGGATCCAAGACTGAAAAGACATCTTCAAGATAAGTCAGAGGgcaaagaggaggaggtgaaagaaaagcGGAGaagtacagagaaaaaagaaaaagaggaacatAAGACGTGTGAACATAGACCAGTAGGCAGCAGAAATAAAGTGATTAATGGTGCTGTTCAGAAACAAGACACGACTACAGAGGAGTCAGAGAAACAGGGTGGAAAACAAGGGAGATCGAGTAATAGAAAACGGTCGCGATCACGCTCTCCTAAGGCACGGTCACCATCTACACATTCTCCAAAAAGACGAGAGAGGAGATCACCGAAAAGAAGACTTAGGAGTTTATCTCCCACTTCTTCAACTCCTAAAATAGGAAAGATACGTCAGATAGGCCCTAAGCAGTCTCATGTTGAAGAAGGCACACAAGCAGcaagagatgaaagaaattCTAATAAGAGAAATGTTAAACAAGAGGTGCGAGATCCGAGGAGAGTGAAAAAAGCCCAAGAAGACAGGCCCCAAGAAGCGGCAAGCCAGCATTCTACAAAAGTGTCTCCTGATCCAAAGGAGAATGCAGAAAATTGGCAAGGATCCAAATCAGGCAAGAGGTGGAAATCTGgttgggaagaaaataaaaa CTCACAGCAGAATGAAGAACACCAAGCACTTGGTAAATCCCCTCACCAAAGACACCGGGAAAACTGGCCTGCTGGCAAGGGAATTTTATCACCCCGAGcaccaaagcagcagcaccGCTTAAGTGTGGATGCCAATTTACAGATCCCCAAAGAATTGACATCTGCAAGCAAGAGGGAATTACTTAAGAAG GCAAATGAACGTTTAACATCTGGTGAAATAACACAAGATGAGTTCCTCATGGTAGCTCATCAGATCCGACAGCTGTTCCAATATCaggaaggaaagcacagatgtaaTGTCTGGGATAAccctacagaagaaaaatgtggtttgAAGAAGAAACCTCTTCTGTCGGATGCAGAACTAACATATTATGAACATAAGGCTAAACTAAAAAGAACACAAGTTCAGCATTCATTGTCAAGGCTTGATCTGTTGGATCCTGATGATATTTTGGATTATCATATACCCGATGCATTGCTTTCTGGAATAGAATGTGAGCAAGCAAAAGCCAAGCGTGGAGTACAGTTCGACAGAAAAGAACCGTTTGGAGAAAGATCAAGGAGACACTCTCCTGTAAGTGGCACTAACAGACCTTTTGCCGATAACCTCTCACCACTTGAGAGTCGACGAAGACTTGAGGAACAAAATGCTACTAAAGGAGCAAGAGGTTCTAAGAACTTTGATCCTTACGACAGCTGGGGAGAGTCAGATGAATTTAGAGATGCTCTCAGACAACAGGGGAAAAGCACAACAGAGTTCCAGAAAATAGACGGTGATGCAATCTGCAGATTTGATAATCGTGAAGACAGACAGCTTCTTGGGCAAGCTG GTGTTCGAGAGGAACCAAGATCACCATTCAGTGAACGTTTCAAAAGAACTAGGTATGAAGATCCAGAGAAAGCACCATTTCCGGAAAGTCCAGGATCAAGATTTGGAAGCATTGAAGCAAAGCAGAGGATAAGTGCACTAATGGAAGACAGACCTCTATTTGATGGCTCACCTAGACAGGCTGCTGCAAGGGTTGGGGTAGATGGACAAGGAAGTCCTTTTGTTGATGGTCCTGCTGCTGGTTCAAGTTCCAGAATTGATGGGCCACCTGGACAGGCTGCTATGAGATTTGAGGGGCCTTTGGTGGGGGCTGGCGCCTCTCAGTTTGATGGACCACtagcaggagcagggggagcTGGACCCCTAAGATTTGATGGGCCAccagggcagctggcagggGCCCTGAGGTTTGAAGGACCCCCAGGACAGGTTGGTGGAGGAGGTCCACTGAGGTTTGAGGGACCTCTTGGGCAGATAGGTGGGCCTTTGCGATTCGAAGGGCCTGCAGGGCAGCCTGTAGGTGGTCCTAGATTTGAAGGACCTGGGGTTGGTCTCAGGTTTGAGGGTCCCCGTGGTCAGCCTTCAGGTGGTCTCAGGTTTGAGGGACCTCACGGTCAACCTATGGGGCCTCGAGGTCAACCAGGGGGTGGTCTCAGGTTTGAGGGACCCCATGGTCAGCCCTTGGGGCCTCATGGTCAACCAGGAGGTGGCCTCAGGTTTGAGGGGCCACATTTACAGCCATTGGGGCCCCATGGTCAACCTGGAGGTGGCCTCCGATTTGAGGGGCCACATGGTCAGCCTATGGGGCCGCATGGACCATCAGGTGGTGGGCTCAGGTTTGAGGGGCCACATGGACCATCAGGTGGTGGGCTCAGATTGGAAGGACCACATGGTCAGCCAGGTGTGGGTCCTAGGTTGATTGATGGACCGGTACACCAGGGAGCTGGTGGACTTAGATTTGATGGTCCTCTGGGTCGGGCCGGTCCGAGATTTGATGGTTGTCACGCAGCTGGATTTGATGGTCAGCCTGGACAGCTGTCTCTCTTGCAAAGATTTGATGGAATTCATGGACAGCCTGGTCCAAGATTTGAAAGGGCACCTGGCCAGCAGGCACAACCACGATTTGATACAGCCATACCTCAAAGATTTGATGGACCTCACCAGCCAGCCTCTAGATTTGACTTGCCCCTTGGCCTGCAAGGTGCACGTTTCGAAAATGTAGCTAACCATCCTGCCTCAAGACTAGAAATGTCACCATATGGACAAGGTGGTCCGTTTGTCGATCATCCTGGCCAGGGCTACAATGGACCATCTCATGGGATGCAGTTCCAGAGACCGGATATATTTGATGGTTCGCCTGGACCAAATTTCAATGGACCAGCTGGCCCAGGAGCACAGAACTTCCCATTGAGAGCTGGACATTACTTTGATGAAAAAGGTCTTCAGGGTCCTCAATATGGAAACTTCAATAATATGCCAATGGGAAGTAATCAG GTTTCTCTCATGTCTGCTCAACCAGGGCCTTATGGCCAAGGTCAACAGTATTTGCCAAATCCTGGAAGTTTTGTTCAGAACCCTGCAG GAGCCCTTCCACATTCATATCCCGATAACCACCTTGGACAGCTTGATGTCAATGAATTGTTTGCTAAACTGCTGTCAACAGGGATCCTCAAACTGTCAAAAACTGACTCCACTTCAGCGC TGAATGAAACATCAGCCCAGCCAGCtgctgaagaggaagatgatgacCAGAATGAAGATCAAAATGTTCCAGACCTCACTAACTTCACAGTTGAAGAACTTAGACA GCGCTATGATAGTGTTATAAATCGACTGTACACTGGAATTCAGTGTTACTCATGTGGAATGAGGTTCACTACTTCACAGACAGATGTTTATGCAGATCATTTAGATTGGCATTATCGTCAGAACCGGACAGAAAAAGATGTTAGCAGAAAAATTACACACAGAAGATGGTACTACAGTTTAACA GACTGGATTGAATTTGAAGAAATAGCCGATCTAGAGGAGCGTGCAAAAAGCCAGTTTTTTGAAAAAGCTCATGAAGAGGTGGTGTTGAAGACACAAGAAGCTGCGAAAGAGAAGGAGTTTCAGAGTGTCCCTGCTGGACCAGCTGGAGCAGTTGAG AGTTGTGAAATTTGCCAAGAGCAATTTGAACAGTATtgggatgaggaagaggaagagtgGCACCTGAAGAATGCTATCAG